Proteins encoded within one genomic window of Glandiceps talaboti chromosome 3, keGlaTala1.1, whole genome shotgun sequence:
- the LOC144432499 gene encoding NADPH oxidase 2-like, which translates to MGDWIVNEGPKWLILIIWYVINIGLWIGIFFKYDGLEYYYTKTLTGEGLGVARASAACLNFNCMLVLLTVCRNLISYLRGSCTCCRRSIRRQLDKNITFHKALAYMICLHTALHVGAHCFNFKGFMDGHMSDEDTLAARLSSLPREPDNAWLNPIKHSDQPFGLGLVEVCFTVIAGWTGVIITMVLIVMVTSSTETIRRSYFEVFWFTHHLFVVFFAFLLVHGIEGIVRYQTNVDEHNPKECHDKEWGPDKECPDPEFSGSSPTTWIWLLIPIVMYLIEQGVRLVRSCQTVNITKVVKHPSRVIELVMKKRGFAMLPGQYVFIKCPKISRLEWHPFTLTSAPEEDTFSVHVRLVGDWTDALAKTCRVDEDEFQESSQMPSLAVDGPFGTASTDIFRYHVGVCVAAGIGATPFASVLKSMWYKYNNPDVELKLQKVYFYWICPDTNAFEWFSDLLQHLEEQMMEQGKGSFLDYNIYLTKGWDVNQARNIYLHEGDEADIVTGLRQKTHYGRPQWDQIFPGIAQAHPGVNIGVFYCGPKSLSGVLHKKCNEYSTIRQEGSRFHYNKENF; encoded by the exons ATGGGCGATTGGATCGTCAACGAAGGACCAAAATGGTTGATTTTG ATAATATGGTATGTTATTAATATTGGTCTGTGGATTGgtattttcttcaaatatgaCGGATTGGAATATTATTACACCAAGACTTTGACTGGG GAAGGATTAGGTGTTGCCAGGGCCAGTGCAGCATGTCTGAATTTCAACTGTATGTTGGTTTTACTGACTGTTTGTCGTAATCTGATCTCCTACTTGCGAGGCTCATGCACA TGTTGTAGAAGAAGTATACGACGTCAACTGGAtaaaaatatcacttttcacaaaGCCTTGGCCTACATGATATGCCTGCATACAGCGTTGCATGTAGGTGCacattgttttaatttcaagGGTTTTATGGATGGACACATGAGTGATGAAGACACTTTAGCTGCCAGACTTAGTAGTCTCCCAAGAGAACCAGACAATGCATGGTTGAATCCTATCAAACACTCAGATCAG CCATTTGGTTTGGGTCTTGTAGAAGTTTGTTTTACAGTCATTGCTGGGTGGACAGGTGTTATTATAACAATGGTTcttattgtcatggtaacatcaTCCACAGAAACAATCAG gcGGTCATATTTTGAAGTATTCTGGTTTACACATCATCTTTTTGTGGTATTTTTTGCATTTCTTCTCGTCCATGGAATAGA GGGCATCGTTCGGTACCAAACCAATGTAGATGAACATAATCCTAAGGAATGCCATGACAAGGAATGGGGTCCGGATAAGGAATGTCCAGATCCAGAATTTTCTGGAAGCTCGCCAACT ACTTGGATATGGCTTCTAATTCCTATCGTAATGTATCTGATAGAACAAGGTGTCCGATTGGTCAGAAGTTGCCAGACAGTGAACATCACAAAG GTTGTCAAACACCCATCTAGAGTCATAGAACTTGTGATGAAGAAAAGGGGATTTGCAATGCTACCAGGACAGTATGTGTTTATCAAATGTCCCAAGATATCTCGACTAGAATGGCATCCATTTACCCTGACGTCG GCACCAGAAGAAGATACATTTAGTGTTCATGTACGTCTGGTTGGTGACTGGACTGATGCATTGGCCAAGACATGCCGAGTGGATGAAGATGAGTTCCAGGAATCATCTCAAATGCCAAG tcTTGCAGTTGATGGTCCATTTGGTACAGCAAGCACTGATATATTCCGATATCatgttggtgtgtgtgttgCTGCTGGAATTGGTGCTACACCATTTGCCTCAGTCTTGAAGTCGATGTG GTATAAATACAACAACCCTGACGTTGAACTCAAACTACAGAAAGTCTATTTCTACTGGATATGTCCAGACACCAATGCCTTTGAGTGGTTTTCAGACCTACTTCAACACTTAGAGGAACAAATGATGGAGCAAGGAAAAGGCAGTTTTCTGGATTACAATATTTATCTAACCAAAGGCTGGGACGTTAACCAG GCAAGGAATATCTATTTACATGAAGGTGATGAAGCGGATATTGTGACAGGGTTGAGACAGAAGACACATTACGGTAGACCACAGTGGGATCAAATATTCCCTGGCATAGCACAGGCACATCCAGG CGTGAACattggtgtgttttactgtggACCAAAGTCTCTATCAGGAGTACTACACAAGAAATGTAATGAATATTCTACTATCAGACAGGAAGGATCAAGATTTCATTATAACAAAGAAAACTTTTAA
- the LOC144433412 gene encoding NADPH oxidase 2-like isoform X2 — translation MVMSGWIVNEVPKWVVLVIWYALNIGLWVMTFLTYEEPQYYYTKTLTGSGLGIAKASGFCLNFNCMLILLPVCRNLISFLRGSCTCCTKSVHVIRRQLDKNIAFHKAVAYMICFHSILHVGAHYFNFDGYIDGYYSEKGTLAYNLSTLPYSDNGTWLNPIRSLTQDLPFGLGLVEAAVVTIAGVSGVVITVALVTMVTSATETIRRSYFEVFWYTHHLFVIFFAGVVVHGIQGIVRGQTNLAEHDPFVCYNKPWGPNEVCPEPQFEGSRAASWMWVLGPFTLYLVERGIRLYRSFQTAKIVKVIKHPTNVIEIRMQRKGFSMLPGQYIFIQCNKISQLEWHPFTLTSMPEDDYFSVHIRVVGDWTAALANLCGANDSEFKDASEMPGLAVDGPFGTSSTDIFRYEVGVCVAAGIGATPFASVLKSIWYKYSHDDVELKLKKVYFYWTCPDTKAFEWFTDLLDHLEQEMVEQGKGGFLDYNIYLSRGWDVNQARNIYLHEGDGTDVVTGLQRKTHYGRPNWDEVFPAVAEANKGKNIGVFFCGPKALSTVLHKKSNEYSTIKSGGAQFHYNKENF, via the exons atggttaTGTCCGGCTGGATCGTGAATGAAGTTCCGAAATGGGTTGTACTg GTCATATGGTACGCACTTAATATTGGCCTTTGGGTAATGACGTTTTTGACATATGAAGAACCGCAATATTACTACACAAAGACTTTGACAGGG TCTGGACTTGGTATTGCCAAAGCTAGTGGGTTTTGCTTGAATTTCAATTGCATGTTGATTCTCCTCCCAGTCTGCAGGAACTTGATATCTTTCCTGCGTGGGTCATGTACG TGTTGCACAAAAAGCGTACATGTAATCCGAAGACAGTTGGATAAGAATATAGCATTCCACAAGGCAGTGGCGTACATGATATGTTTTCATTCAATATTGCACGTTGGTGCTCACTACTTTAATTTCGATGGCTACATTGACGGGTATTACAGTGAAAAGGGCACCCTAGCTTACAATCTAAGTACCCTACCGTACAGTGATAATGGCACGTGGTTGAATCCAATCAGATCCCTGACCCAG GATCTTCCGTTTGGACTAGGATTGGTCGAAGCTGCTGTGGTAACTATTGCCGGAGTCTCAGGTGTCGTCATCACCGTTGcacttgttaccatggtaacgtcGGCGACGGAAACAATTAG GAGGTCCTATTTTGAGGTATTTTGGTACACCCATCATCTATTTGTTATATTCTTTGCTGGTGTCGTCGTCCATGGTATACA GGGAATAGTTCGAGGCCAGACGAACCTTGCCGAACATGACCCATTCGTTTGTTATAACAAACCCTGGGGACCAAATGAAGTGTGTCCCGAACCACAGTTTGAGGGTAGCAGGGCGGCT AGCTGGATGTGGGTCCTTGGTCCGTTTACTCTCTATTTGGTGGAGCGAGGAATTAGGTTGTATAGAAGTTTCCAGACAGCGAAAATCGTTAAG GTCATAAAACACCCAACGAATGTAATTGAAATACGAATGCAGAGGAAGGGATTTTCTATGTTACCAGGGCAATATATCTTTATCCAGTGTAACAAGATTTCACAATTGGAATGGCATCCATTTACACTGACATCT ATGCCGGAGGATGATTATTTTAGTGTTCATATACGTGTAGTTGGTGATTGGACGGCGGCACTGGCCAATTTATGCGGTGCCAACGACAGTGAATTCAAAGATGCTTCCGAAATGCCAgg TCTTGCAGTTGATGGTCCGTTTGGTACCTCAAGCACTGATATATTCAGATACGAAGTTGGTGTTTGCGTTGCGGCTGGCATTGGTGCTACACCATTTGCATCAGTATTGAAATCGATATG GTATAAATACTCTCACGATGATGTGGAACTAAAACTAAAGAAAGTGTATTTTTACTGGACGTGTCCCGACACAAAGGCTTTTGAATGGTTCACCGACTTGTTAGACCATTTAGAACAAGAAATGGTGGAACAGGGCAAAGGTGGTTTCCTTGACTACAACATATATTTGTCACGTGGTTGGGATGTTAATCAG gCAAGAAACATTTATTTACACGAAGGAGATGGTACTGATGTTGTGACAGGACTTCAGCGAAAAACTCATTACGGTAGACCGAATTGGGACGAAGTATTCCCCGCCGTGGCTGAGGCCAACAAAGG GAAAAACATAGGAGTTTTCTTTTGTGGACCGAAGGCACTTTCAACCGTTCTACACAAGAAAAGTAACGAGTACTCAACTATCAAGTCAGGCGGTGCGCAGTTCCATTACAACAAAGAAAACTTTTAA
- the LOC144433412 gene encoding NADPH oxidase 2-like isoform X1: MVMSGWIVNEVPKWVVLVIWYALNIGLWVMTFLTYEEPQYYYTKTLTGSGLGIAKASGFCLNFNCMLILLPVCRNLISFLRGSCTCCTKSVHVIRRQLDKNIAFHKAVAYMICFHSILHVGAHYFNFDGYIDGYYSEKGTLAYNLSTLPYSDNGTWLNPIRSVIQDLPFGLGLVEAAVVTIAGVSGVVITVALVTMVTSATETIRRSYFEVFWYTHHLFVIFFAGVVVHGIQGIVRGQTNLAEHDPFVCYNKPWGPNEVCPEPQFEGSRAASWMWVLGPFTLYLVERGIRLYRSFQTAKIVKVIKHPTNVIEIRMQRKGFSMLPGQYIFIQCNKISQLEWHPFTLTSMPEDDYFSVHIRVVGDWTAALANLCGANDSEFKDASEMPGLAVDGPFGTSSTDIFRYEVGVCVAAGIGATPFASVLKSIWYKYSHDDVELKLKKVYFYWTCPDTKAFEWFTDLLDHLEQEMVEQGKGGFLDYNIYLSRGWDVNQARNIYLHEGDGTDVVTGLQRKTHYGRPNWDEVFPAVAEANKGKNIGVFFCGPKALSTVLHKKSNEYSTIKSGGAQFHYNKENF; encoded by the exons atggttaTGTCCGGCTGGATCGTGAATGAAGTTCCGAAATGGGTTGTACTg GTCATATGGTACGCACTTAATATTGGCCTTTGGGTAATGACGTTTTTGACATATGAAGAACCGCAATATTACTACACAAAGACTTTGACAGGG TCTGGACTTGGTATTGCCAAAGCTAGTGGGTTTTGCTTGAATTTCAATTGCATGTTGATTCTCCTCCCAGTCTGCAGGAACTTGATATCTTTCCTGCGTGGGTCATGTACG TGTTGCACAAAAAGCGTACATGTAATCCGAAGACAGTTGGATAAGAATATAGCATTCCACAAGGCAGTGGCGTACATGATATGTTTTCATTCAATATTGCACGTTGGTGCTCACTACTTTAATTTCGATGGCTACATTGACGGGTATTACAGTGAAAAGGGCACCCTAGCTTACAATCTAAGTACCCTACCGTACAGTGATAATGGCACGTGGTTGAATCCAATCAGATCC GTGATCCAGGATCTTCCGTTTGGACTAGGATTGGTCGAAGCTGCTGTGGTAACTATTGCCGGAGTCTCAGGTGTCGTCATCACCGTTGcacttgttaccatggtaacgtcGGCGACGGAAACAATTAG GAGGTCCTATTTTGAGGTATTTTGGTACACCCATCATCTATTTGTTATATTCTTTGCTGGTGTCGTCGTCCATGGTATACA GGGAATAGTTCGAGGCCAGACGAACCTTGCCGAACATGACCCATTCGTTTGTTATAACAAACCCTGGGGACCAAATGAAGTGTGTCCCGAACCACAGTTTGAGGGTAGCAGGGCGGCT AGCTGGATGTGGGTCCTTGGTCCGTTTACTCTCTATTTGGTGGAGCGAGGAATTAGGTTGTATAGAAGTTTCCAGACAGCGAAAATCGTTAAG GTCATAAAACACCCAACGAATGTAATTGAAATACGAATGCAGAGGAAGGGATTTTCTATGTTACCAGGGCAATATATCTTTATCCAGTGTAACAAGATTTCACAATTGGAATGGCATCCATTTACACTGACATCT ATGCCGGAGGATGATTATTTTAGTGTTCATATACGTGTAGTTGGTGATTGGACGGCGGCACTGGCCAATTTATGCGGTGCCAACGACAGTGAATTCAAAGATGCTTCCGAAATGCCAgg TCTTGCAGTTGATGGTCCGTTTGGTACCTCAAGCACTGATATATTCAGATACGAAGTTGGTGTTTGCGTTGCGGCTGGCATTGGTGCTACACCATTTGCATCAGTATTGAAATCGATATG GTATAAATACTCTCACGATGATGTGGAACTAAAACTAAAGAAAGTGTATTTTTACTGGACGTGTCCCGACACAAAGGCTTTTGAATGGTTCACCGACTTGTTAGACCATTTAGAACAAGAAATGGTGGAACAGGGCAAAGGTGGTTTCCTTGACTACAACATATATTTGTCACGTGGTTGGGATGTTAATCAG gCAAGAAACATTTATTTACACGAAGGAGATGGTACTGATGTTGTGACAGGACTTCAGCGAAAAACTCATTACGGTAGACCGAATTGGGACGAAGTATTCCCCGCCGTGGCTGAGGCCAACAAAGG GAAAAACATAGGAGTTTTCTTTTGTGGACCGAAGGCACTTTCAACCGTTCTACACAAGAAAAGTAACGAGTACTCAACTATCAAGTCAGGCGGTGCGCAGTTCCATTACAACAAAGAAAACTTTTAA